The window AACCTTGGGGCCAATCTGGACTTCCTCTGCTCCCTTTGTACCTCCTGTTCTTGCCCCTGCAGGGCTGGCTTCTGGCCAAGCCGAGGGTCCTTCTCAGGGataggggcccaggcccagttatgCCCACACCTCCCCTTTCTGTTTGTCCCCAACTCTCCCTCCTGCTCACTGACAGGGTGGGGAGAGCCTTCACTTCCTTCCCCCAACAGTCCATTAATTAGTTTCCTCAAGCGTTTGCAACACCTAACATGCTTTTCCTCCCCCCGGGGTTCCTGAGACCTGCGGTCCCCTCTCGTGCTATGACTGGGGAAAAGGTGCGGGGAGCATctgtcctcccacctctgcccgtCTGCTGCCATCGATCCTGCTAACCACCATCTCTGCGAAAAGCAGCTCTGGGCTCCCGCCAGGCCTGCTGGCtcagccctgccccctctccctagGGTAGCTTCCAGCCTCTgcagcccccccaccccgccctgctTCAAATTCTGCAGATATGGCTCAGTGCAGCAGCCCCCGCCCAGCAAGaaagggggcagggaaggagagacCGGGGTGGAATTGGGGTTCCCTTCACCACCAGGGGCTCCTCAGCAGCGCTGGACTATCCCCTGGCCCTGCTCTTGGTGCTGGAaaccctccccatcccccccccccccccagtaaaGCATCCTTTCCTTGCTCCTCTGCAGAAACAGGCACAGGGAAGGGGCTGTCAGGGGAGCCAGTGTTGAATGGGTGTACAACTGGGTTACTGGGAGGGAAATGGACATCACCGCGCGGCTGGATGGCGGTGGGAAGGGGCATCTGTGTGCACACGCAAGTGCACCTCCAGACAAATCGACACCCCTGATGTTGGGCGGAAAGGAGGGTCCCCCCATTCCTGCCCATGGGGGCTTACTGCAGTGGTCTGGCCGCACCCTGTGCTGCCcttccttctatttctctctGGTGCTGTGggtccatctctctctctcctcctctctttctcgaTGCCTCCCTCTCCATAGTTGCTTCAGTCCTtctgtctctcagtctctcatttcctctctctctttctctgcatctctgttgctctctgcctctccccttcaTTCTTTGAATCTCACATCCGTCCGTCtttctctctgggtctctctttgtgtctctgaCTCTGAGTCTCCTGTCTCTCTTggcatctctctgtctctttcaggcTTTCTCAGTCAGTGTCTTTCTATATTCCTTTCTGTGTCCCTCTCTtactgtctctctccatctctctctctcacttcccccAGCTATCCTTCTCcctgtttttccctctttctccctgcTTCTCGCCGCACCTGCTGTCAGGGATTAAACACCCACCATAAGAGCCAGCGCTAGAAAAAAGAAGGATATGGACCCCCTCCCCTTACTCACCCCAGGGACCCCCGAAATCTGCGAGAACCTCTGCGGCCGCAGAACCACCCGCTCCCACCCTCGAAGCACATCTTTTCCCATCCACTACCACTGCTGTGCAGGACCAGCCACCCGGTTGCCATAGCTACCGGTCCCAGCATCCTTTCTCCCGGGACTGCTGCTCTCCAACCGCGGGTCCTGCACAGGAACGACACCACCGGGAGGGGGTGTCAAAGATGCCCGGAGGGGCGCCAAGGGGTGCACTGCAGGGGCCTCCGCCCATAGGAAGGACAGacacccccttccccactgccccCCTTTCCAGTACCAGAGCCCCCCTGCGCCCTCTCCCCAGGCGACGCTCACCCTCTGTGGTGGCCTGGGTCGGGGTCGCCATGCCGGCCGGAGCAGAGGCGGCTGGACGCCGAGGCTGTGAAGGCGCGGCTGCAGCAGCTGGAAGCGGGACCGACTGATGTCGGGGGAGATGGGGGGAGCCCTGGTGTTGGGGGGCGGTAGCCAATGGGTGCCCGGAGAGCCCGCCCCCGTCCaggccacccccgcccccgcccccgcccaccGCCGACGTCCCCGCCCCTTCCCCAAGGGTGGGGGCGCCCCCTGCCGGGGCCAAGGGGGCGCCTGGGCTTTCGCGCAGAAGGACCGACAGATCCACAAAGCGCTGTCAGGAGAGAAAGCATGTTTTATTGGAAGTCTGGGCGGCAGAGACGAGTCTGTGGGGGCAGGGCTCGGGAAGATGACAGTCCTGGTGGCGGTGGGCGCTCGGGGCTGGGTGGGAGGCGTCATGTGCCAGGGGATCCTATGGGGGTGAAACGGGTGAGAGGCAGGAGAGCCCTCCagccaccccccagcccccagccccccgccccctcctccccctcactAGCTCCCGCAGCCCAGTCAGAGTTCAGGACCTGGCTGGGGTCCATCGCGCCAGCTGTTTCTACCGCCTGCGGGTGGACAGACCTGGGGGGACACAGAGAGTTCGGGTGTCAGGGAGTCACACTGCTGCTGTGGAGTGGGCAGCGGGGGAACTCCCCGCCTTCGGGTTTCAGACCAAGCCCTTCCCTCCACGCAGCCAAGGAGGGCCAGGAAAGGGGTTCTCGGAAACGTCCCTCACCCCCAAACACCCGACGTCTCCCCAAACTCACGGCGGATGGAGCTGCGGagagttccctcctcttcatCAGGTTCCCCAGTCCTGGGAAAGGAGAGGCAGAAGGAATTGgggatggaaaaggagagaggcgGCCGCTCCCCGAATGCCCAGGGCAGCCTCGTTTCATAGACCTGTGTCCCGAGGCCCAGCGGTGGGCGAGGAGCCGGCGCCCCCAGGAGCAGGTTCAGGGCGTGGCGGGAGGCGCTCCACGCGGTGACAGGGAGCATCTCCCGAGTGCCGAGTGCCTGGGGGAAGGGACTGGGAGCTGGCGGGGGAGGGATGACCAAAGGGACTTGGGGGCACCCTACCCAGGGACGGCCTAGGTTAGAAACCCAGAATCCTCGTCTTCTAGCCGAGTGATCCTGGGCTAGTGACTTCACCTCCCGTGCCtcggtttgctcatctgtaaaatgaggctgagAGCAGCACCTACCTCATAGACGTGGCGGGAGGGGTCACTAAGATAACACACAGTCAGACAGTATCTGGCACGGAGGACACACCCAACcagtattagctattatttataaaaacatctCTAATTGCTTTAACTTGGAGAAGGTATTCATACTCCGCCTGggctttaaatttttatttaaagatgaatCAAAGAGCTAGGAATAGGACTCCGAGCTAAACTGGGCCAGCAAGTGAGGTGATCTCATTTCGCCCGGCTCTTTCCTTTGCAGCGCTTACCACGCTTTGTGATTTTACATTCGTGGGGTTGTTGGAACCCACGGCCCCCGCCCGCGCTAGGCTGGGAGCTCAGCCAGGCCGGCGGCGGTGAAGGCGCGGCTGGGTCCCAGCGCCCGCCTCGGGGCCAGGCACGTAGTAGGCGCTTAATGCAGATTTGCGCACGGGGCTCTGGCTCACCCCCAGCGCCCCTCTGGAGCGGGAGTAGGTGAGTGCGGGCCGGAGGGCCTCCTACCTCTGCTGCTGGTTGAATTTGCACCGGCACTTTCTGCctgtggggggaaggggaggaccGGGCTGAGCGTCGGCTCCCAGCGGGCGCGGCGCGGCGCTCGTGCTCCAGCTGGAGCTTGCGAGCCGCGGGGCCGCGGGGTAGAGGCGGGGCCGCGGGCGGGGCCTATGGAGATAGGGCGGGGCGGGAATAGGGGCGGGGTCTAGGGAGATGGGGCAGGACGGGAACAGGGGCGGGGCCTAGGGAGACAGGGGCGGGGCCGAGGGAGACGGGGGCGGGGCGGGAACGGAGGCGAGGCCGAGGGGATACCGGCGAGGTTGGAAGCGGGGCGGGAACAGGGCGGAGCTGGGGCGGAAACCCgcagaggggctggaggcggTGGGGTCGGGGGTACTCACTCAGGACGATGAGGATGCCCAGGATGAAGAGGATCCCGGCGATGATGAGGCCTCCGATCCGCAGTGATTGGTAGTCTACGGGCAACAAGGAGAAcagtgagggcagggaggggaggaggaaggatcGGAGAGGGGCagaatggggaggaggggaaggaggaaggaaatcaatgagaggatggagcagatgtgggaggagggagaagggagattagagagaggagagggtggaagggaaagggaggggagaagctgggcagggcagagaggaaaCAGGGAGTAAGGGGGGTGATGGAGAGGCTGAGGGgaacagggaggagagaaagggcagaaggCAGCAGAGGATGGGCAATGAGATACTGAGaggtaaaaggagaaagagaaagaatcagagagacagggagagatcAAATAAGGaagcagacacacagaaagagacagagagaagcagacagacaAGAGGAGATCAAGACAGTCAGAGAGCCAGatcaagggaaagagagagaaggagagtgacAGAGATATAAACACTGGGGGTCAGAgacatggagagagggagaaagagcgAGAGAGTGAATGAGGACAGGACAGGCAAACCCAAACCCCACTCCCCAACTCCCAAAGATGGATGCCCCTCCCTCACCATAGGTGAATGGATCATGTTCCTGTGGAGCttctggaaagagagagagagatcaggatGCTTCCTGGGATCCTGGGATCCTGGACAGGGAGGGGCATAAAGTGACCCTCTTGGGGCTTTACCTTCCTGGGCTGAGAGTTTGGGGGTGACTGGACCCTGAGCAGGCGGCCCACCCTCTCTGGCTCTTACCTGGACCCTCTGCACTGTCCCGAGAGGGACAAGGGGCACCTGACTGCCCCAGCTCCCCTTCTTATTACAGGCTAAGATTCCATCCTTCATGGGAAGCTGGCCACCATCCCATCGCCCACCTTTGCCTGATCCCCTCCCCTAAATACCAGCCTGTGACTGGACTGCATGTGGGAGCCCCAGTTTCCTGGTGCCTCAACTAACTCAGTTTAGGTTGAAGTCCCCAACTCGGTTCTCTTGCCAGGTTTCCCTCACCCCTGCCACCCTTGGGGGTGAGGTGGGTGGTGGGCTCCCTCCCCCAGACTCACCTGCGTTGGCCATGCTGAGGAGACCCACACAGAGAACCAAGAGGTGTCCAAGAGATGCCATTGTCCTGGGAACACCAAAGGTCAGGAAATTTGTACCCTCGTCCCTCCACCACTGGGGCCTGAACCCAAGGGGTTAAGTCAGAGACAGTAGAAGGACTTAATTCCAAAAGCCTCTGTCATCCAGCTTGGCCACCCCAAGAAACAGGGGTACCCTCTGCTTCATGGGGACACAGTGTCACTAAAACAACCCACATGATGGGTGTCACATGACAGCAAGGACAGGGGTGAGACATACACCGTCCACGGGGGCCTCCCCGCAGCAGGCCCCAGAATCCCCACAGCTGCCCTAGTGGGGAAAGCAAGGTGCCACACCCCACGGTGGAGAGACAGACACCCCGTGAGGGATGACAC of the Equus quagga isolate Etosha38 chromosome 13, UCLA_HA_Equagga_1.0, whole genome shotgun sequence genome contains:
- the LOC124249849 gene encoding branchpoint-bridging protein-like isoform X2, whose translation is MTPPTQPRAPTATRTVIFPSPAPTDSSLPPRLPIKHAFSPDSALWICRSFCAKAQAPPWPRQGAPPPLGKGRGRRRWAGAGAGVAWTGAGSPGTHWLPPPNTRAPPISPDISRSRFQLLQPRLHSLGVQPPLLRPAWRPRPRPPQRDPRLESSSPGRKDAGTGSYGNRVAGPAQQWK
- the LOC124249849 gene encoding branchpoint-bridging protein-like isoform X3, encoding MTPPTQPRAPTATRTVIFPSPAPTDSSLPPRLPIKHAFSPDSALWICRSFCAKAQAPPWPRQGAPPPLGKGRGRRRWAGAGAGVAWTGAGSPGTHWLPPPNTRAPPISPDISRSRFQLLQPRLHSLGVQPPLLRPAWRPRPRPPQRDPRLESSSPGRKDAGTGSYGNRVAGPAQQ
- the LOC124249849 gene encoding uncharacterized protein LOC124249849 isoform X1: MTPPTQPRAPTATRTVIFPSPAPTDSSLPPRLPIKHAFSPDSALWICRSFCAKAQAPPWPRQGAPPPLGKGRGRRRWAGAGAGVAWTGAGSPGTHWLPPPNTRAPPISPDISRSRFQLLQPRLHSLGVQPPLLRPAWRPRPRPPQRDPRLESSSPGRKDAGTGSYGNRVAGPAQQCSSGT
- the FXYD1 gene encoding phospholemman isoform X2, whose product is MASLGHLLVLCVGLLSMANAEAPQEHDPFTYDYQSLRIGGLIIAGILFILGILIVLSRKCRCKFNQQQRTGEPDEEEGTLRSSIRRLSTRRR
- the FXYD1 gene encoding phospholemman isoform X1; this encodes MRLWCARRTMASLGHLLVLCVGLLSMANAEAPQEHDPFTYDYQSLRIGGLIIAGILFILGILIVLSRKCRCKFNQQQRTGEPDEEEGTLRSSIRRLSTRRR